Proteins encoded together in one Paracidovorax wautersii window:
- a CDS encoding ABC transporter substrate-binding protein, giving the protein MLPAPRRRRVLQAALAGACTVLAPLGAAHAAGGGSAASATPEDQLIMGISMNNLLSLDPASATGNGVVEIAANLYDYLIELDPESTTRILPGLAERWDVAADGRSLRFTLRSGVLFHSGTPVTAHDAAWSLRRVLQLNLALASPWKSYGFSAKNVDRLVRAEDDRMLVIDLPAPTDPKMVLYTLATSVSAVVLDRGEVLKHEKNGDLGSAWLTTHAAGSGPFRLDQWRAKEILMMSRNDAYWRGPARLRRVVMRHITESQSMRLMLARGDLDMATGLSVPDINALKAMPGLVAHTVQRGTLYYVAMSMQDAKFADVRVRRAVRKLIDYSGINGTVMPYYGLLHQRPVPLGLAATLPEPGYALDVAGARALLAEAGFANGFSTTIRVVAEAPFVNIATSLQATLAQAGIEAAVLPGTGNQVYGAMRERKFEIVVGRGGGGAEPHPHSSLRALVYNPDNRDAARLTNFQGWRTGFHSPAMNRMIESALLEPDAERQLKAYQDIQRAYDEEVGAIQPLSQMVETVVYRDTVRGYVGHPSATTRLHGVHKAPRA; this is encoded by the coding sequence ATGTTGCCCGCACCCCGGCGCCGCCGGGTGCTGCAGGCCGCCCTGGCGGGCGCCTGCACCGTGCTGGCGCCCCTGGGCGCGGCACACGCGGCCGGCGGCGGCAGCGCTGCCAGCGCCACGCCCGAGGATCAGCTGATCATGGGCATCAGCATGAACAACCTGCTGTCGCTGGACCCGGCCTCGGCCACGGGCAACGGCGTGGTGGAGATCGCCGCCAACCTGTACGACTACCTGATCGAGCTGGACCCCGAGTCCACCACGCGCATCCTGCCCGGGCTGGCCGAGCGCTGGGACGTGGCGGCCGATGGGCGGTCGCTGCGCTTCACGCTGCGCAGCGGCGTGCTCTTCCATTCCGGCACGCCGGTGACGGCGCACGATGCCGCCTGGTCGCTGCGGCGCGTGCTGCAGCTGAACCTGGCGCTGGCGTCGCCGTGGAAGAGCTACGGCTTCTCGGCCAAGAACGTGGACCGGCTGGTGCGTGCCGAAGACGACCGCATGCTGGTCATCGACCTGCCTGCGCCCACCGATCCGAAGATGGTGCTCTACACCCTGGCCACGTCGGTCAGCGCGGTGGTGCTGGACCGCGGCGAGGTCCTCAAGCACGAGAAGAATGGTGATCTGGGCAGCGCGTGGCTGACCACGCATGCGGCGGGCTCGGGCCCTTTCCGGCTGGACCAGTGGCGCGCCAAGGAAATCCTGATGATGAGCCGCAACGACGCCTACTGGCGCGGGCCGGCGCGCTTGCGCCGCGTGGTCATGCGGCACATCACCGAATCGCAGTCCATGCGGCTGATGCTGGCACGGGGCGATCTGGACATGGCCACCGGCCTGTCGGTGCCCGACATCAATGCGCTCAAGGCCATGCCCGGCCTGGTGGCGCACACGGTGCAGCGGGGCACGCTCTATTACGTGGCCATGAGCATGCAGGACGCGAAGTTCGCCGATGTGCGCGTGCGCCGCGCCGTGCGCAAGCTGATCGACTACAGCGGCATCAACGGCACGGTCATGCCGTATTACGGTCTGCTGCACCAGCGCCCCGTGCCGCTGGGCCTGGCCGCCACGCTGCCCGAGCCCGGCTATGCGCTGGACGTGGCCGGTGCCCGCGCGCTGCTGGCCGAGGCCGGCTTCGCCAACGGCTTCAGCACCACCATCCGCGTGGTGGCCGAGGCGCCCTTCGTCAACATCGCCACCAGCCTGCAGGCCACGCTGGCGCAGGCCGGCATCGAGGCCGCGGTGCTGCCCGGCACGGGCAACCAGGTCTACGGTGCCATGCGTGAACGCAAGTTCGAGATCGTGGTGGGCCGGGGCGGCGGCGGTGCGGAGCCGCACCCGCATTCGAGCCTGCGGGCGCTGGTCTACAACCCCGACAACCGCGATGCGGCCCGGCTCACCAACTTCCAGGGCTGGCGCACGGGCTTCCACAGCCCGGCCATGAACCGCATGATCGAATCCGCCCTGCTGGAGCCCGATGCCGAGCGGCAGCTGAAGGCCTACCAGGACATCCAGCGCGCCTATGACGAGGAGGTCGGCGCCATCCAGCCGCTGTCGCAGATGGTGGAGACCGTGGTGTACCGCGACACCGTGCGCGGCTACGTGGGCCACCCCAGCGCGACCACCCGCCTGCACGGCGTGCACAAGGCGCCCCGCGCCTGA
- a CDS encoding ABC transporter permease: MSSMTTTALAMRAPSRWPRHARRLGGRVATVLITLLGLLVLTFLIGRVMPLDPVLSIVGPDADRSTYEQVYRQLGLDRPLPVQFGYYLRDLLHGDLGNAMLTGHPVREDLARVLPATLELATLAILLGTGLGVPLGVYAATRRGRLGDHLVRLFSLVGYSTPVFWFGMMGLLVFYAWLGWAGGIGRVGIAFEGTVPTVTGLLLVDSLLAGDGAAFRSALRHITLPACILGLHAMAYISRMTRSFMLAQLSQEYVLAARVKGLPERTVVWGHAFRNILVQLLTIVALAYGGLLEGAVLIETVFGWPGFGQYLTSSLLLGDMAAVMGSVLVVGVIFVSINLVTDALYRVFDPRTQPTR; the protein is encoded by the coding sequence GTGTCTTCCATGACGACGACTGCGCTTGCGATGCGTGCGCCCTCCCGGTGGCCGCGCCATGCCCGGCGGCTGGGCGGCCGTGTGGCCACGGTGCTCATCACCCTGCTGGGCCTGCTGGTGCTCACCTTCCTCATCGGCCGGGTGATGCCGCTGGACCCGGTGCTGTCCATCGTCGGCCCCGACGCCGACCGATCGACCTACGAGCAGGTGTACCGGCAACTGGGGCTGGACCGGCCGCTGCCGGTGCAGTTCGGCTACTACCTGCGCGACCTGCTGCACGGCGATCTGGGCAACGCCATGTTGACCGGCCACCCGGTGCGCGAAGACCTGGCCCGGGTGCTGCCCGCAACGCTCGAATTGGCCACGCTGGCCATCCTGCTGGGCACCGGCCTGGGCGTGCCCCTGGGCGTGTACGCCGCCACGCGGCGCGGCCGCCTGGGCGACCACCTGGTGCGGCTCTTCAGCCTGGTGGGCTATTCCACGCCGGTGTTCTGGTTCGGAATGATGGGCTTGCTGGTGTTCTACGCGTGGCTGGGCTGGGCCGGCGGCATCGGCCGCGTGGGCATCGCATTCGAGGGCACCGTGCCCACCGTGACCGGGCTGCTGCTGGTGGACTCGCTGCTGGCGGGCGACGGCGCCGCCTTTCGCAGCGCGCTGCGCCACATCACGCTGCCGGCCTGCATCCTGGGCCTGCACGCCATGGCCTACATCAGCCGCATGACGCGCAGCTTCATGCTGGCGCAGCTGTCGCAGGAATACGTGCTGGCCGCCCGCGTCAAAGGCCTGCCCGAACGGACGGTGGTGTGGGGCCATGCCTTCCGCAACATCCTGGTGCAGCTGCTCACCATCGTGGCGCTGGCCTACGGCGGCCTGCTGGAAGGCGCCGTGCTGATCGAGACCGTCTTCGGCTGGCCCGGCTTCGGCCAGTACCTGACCAGCAGCCTGCTGCTGGGCGACATGGCCGCGGTGATGGGGTCGGTGCTGGTGGTCGGCGTCATTTTCGTCTCGATCAACCTGGTGACCGACGCGCTGTACCGCGTGTTCGACCCCCGCACCCAGCCGACGCGCTGA
- a CDS encoding ABC transporter permease has protein sequence MNSSSITTIAPPSGLSAMSSTASSAHTATAGQALRREAARLLRQLLRNPLTAAGVAVILLLVGVAAFAPWLATHGPYAQDLSQALKPPGAQHWFGTDEYGRDVYSRLVHGARITLYVVALVTVIVGPIGLVVGIVSGYFGGWVDTLMMRITDIFLSFPSLVLALAFVAALGPGLDHAVIAIALTGWPPIARLARAETLSLRHADFITAARLQGASSLRILARYIAPLCLSSVVVRLTMNMASIILTAAGLGFLGLGAQAPLPEWGAMISEGRRYMLDSWWLVAAPGAAILMVSLAFNLLGDGLYDVLDPRSE, from the coding sequence ATGAACTCATCTTCCATCACCACCATCGCACCGCCCTCCGGCCTGTCTGCCATGTCCTCCACTGCATCTTCTGCGCACACGGCCACGGCAGGCCAGGCCCTGCGCCGCGAGGCCGCGCGCCTGCTGCGCCAGCTGCTGCGCAACCCGCTCACGGCGGCCGGCGTGGCGGTGATCCTGCTGCTCGTCGGCGTGGCTGCGTTCGCCCCCTGGCTGGCCACGCACGGCCCGTATGCGCAGGATCTCTCGCAGGCCCTGAAGCCGCCCGGTGCGCAGCACTGGTTCGGCACCGACGAGTACGGCCGCGATGTCTATTCCCGGCTGGTGCACGGCGCCCGCATCACGCTGTATGTGGTCGCGCTGGTGACGGTGATCGTCGGCCCGATCGGGCTGGTGGTCGGCATCGTTTCGGGCTACTTCGGCGGCTGGGTCGACACCCTCATGATGCGCATCACCGACATCTTCCTGTCGTTCCCGAGCCTGGTGCTGGCCCTGGCCTTCGTGGCCGCCCTCGGCCCCGGGCTGGACCATGCCGTGATCGCCATCGCGCTCACCGGCTGGCCCCCCATCGCCCGGCTGGCCCGCGCCGAAACCCTGTCGCTGCGCCATGCCGATTTCATCACCGCCGCGCGGCTGCAGGGCGCCTCGTCGCTGCGCATCCTGGCCCGCTACATCGCGCCGCTGTGTCTGTCGTCGGTGGTGGTGCGCCTGACCATGAACATGGCCAGCATCATCCTGACCGCCGCCGGCCTGGGCTTTCTGGGCCTGGGTGCGCAGGCGCCCCTGCCCGAATGGGGCGCCATGATTTCCGAAGGCCGCCGCTACATGCTCGACTCCTGGTGGCTGGTGGCCGCACCCGGCGCCGCCATTCTGATGGTCAGCCTGGCCTTCAACCTGCTGGGTGACGGGCTCTACGACGTGCTCGATCCGCGCAGCGAATGA
- a CDS encoding ABC transporter ATP-binding protein: MHTPNDSAPLLQVDDLTVRFTSADGRIADAVRGVSFTLGREKLGIVGESGSGKSTVGRALLGLHPRSATVAARQLRFQDVDLLNASPKVMRGIRGRRMSMVMQDPKYSLNPVMRVGDQIAEAYLAHHAGDRALARAEVLSMLEAVRIRDPERVYDLYPHQVSGGMGQRIMIAMMLVPQPEVVIADEPTSALDVSVRMQVLDVLDDLVTRRGLGLVFISHDLNLVRHFCDRVLVMYAGRVVESIAAADLADARHPYTQGLLAALPSMQHRRATLPTLQRDPRWAEGLAA; this comes from the coding sequence ATGCACACCCCGAATGACTCCGCTCCGCTGCTGCAGGTCGATGACCTGACCGTGCGCTTCACGTCGGCCGACGGCCGCATTGCCGACGCCGTGCGCGGTGTCTCGTTCACGCTGGGGCGCGAAAAGCTCGGCATCGTGGGCGAATCGGGTTCGGGCAAATCCACCGTGGGCCGCGCACTGCTGGGGCTGCACCCCCGCTCTGCCACCGTTGCCGCGCGGCAGCTGCGCTTTCAGGACGTGGACCTGCTGAACGCCAGCCCGAAGGTGATGCGCGGCATCCGGGGGCGGCGCATGTCCATGGTCATGCAAGACCCCAAATATTCGCTCAACCCGGTGATGCGCGTGGGCGACCAGATCGCCGAAGCCTACCTGGCGCACCACGCGGGCGACCGCGCCCTGGCGCGCGCCGAGGTGCTGTCCATGCTGGAGGCCGTGCGCATCCGCGACCCCGAACGCGTATACGACCTGTACCCGCACCAGGTGTCCGGCGGCATGGGCCAGCGGATCATGATCGCCATGATGCTGGTGCCGCAGCCCGAGGTGGTGATCGCCGACGAACCCACGTCGGCGCTGGATGTGTCGGTGCGCATGCAGGTGCTGGACGTGCTGGACGATCTGGTCACCCGGCGCGGACTGGGCCTGGTGTTCATCAGCCACGACCTCAACCTGGTGCGCCATTTCTGCGACCGGGTGCTGGTGATGTACGCCGGCCGCGTGGTCGAGAGCATTGCCGCCGCCGACCTGGCCGACGCCCGGCACCCGTATACGCAGGGCCTGCTGGCCGCACTGCCCAGCATGCAGCACCGGCGCGCCACGCTGCCCACGCTGCAACGCGACCCGCGCTGGGCCGAAGGCCTCGCCGCATGA
- a CDS encoding ABC transporter ATP-binding protein → MIDIEQLELAFGEGAGAARVLRDVNFSVAAGESFGLVGESGSGKTTLLRCLAGQFTHWTGALRIDGQPAARRLDRSRARTTQMVFQDPYGSLHPRHTVHTTLAEPLRIHGIRGEDERIGAMLRKVGLDDSFRYRYPHQLSGGQRQRVAIARALILQPKVLLLDEPTSALDVSVQAEILNLLTTLRRQEGLTYLLVTHDLGVVAHLCGRVAVMQQGQVVELLTTDALCAGEAAHPYTRMLVDTTLMHGLNAQAA, encoded by the coding sequence ATGATCGACATCGAACAACTGGAACTGGCATTCGGCGAGGGCGCGGGCGCTGCGCGCGTGCTGCGCGACGTCAACTTCTCCGTGGCGGCCGGCGAATCCTTCGGCCTGGTGGGTGAGTCGGGCTCGGGCAAGACCACGCTGCTGCGCTGCCTGGCGGGCCAGTTCACGCACTGGACGGGCGCGCTGCGCATCGACGGCCAGCCCGCGGCGCGGCGCCTGGACCGCAGCCGTGCGCGCACCACGCAAATGGTCTTCCAGGATCCGTACGGATCGCTCCATCCCCGGCACACCGTGCACACCACGCTGGCCGAGCCGCTGCGCATCCACGGCATCCGCGGTGAAGACGAGCGCATCGGCGCGATGCTGCGCAAGGTCGGGCTGGACGACAGCTTCCGCTACCGCTACCCGCACCAGCTGTCGGGCGGCCAGCGCCAGCGCGTGGCCATCGCACGGGCGCTGATCCTGCAGCCCAAGGTGCTGCTGCTGGACGAGCCGACGTCGGCGCTGGACGTGTCGGTGCAGGCCGAAATCCTGAACCTGCTGACCACCCTGCGGCGGCAGGAAGGTTTGACCTATCTGCTGGTAACGCACGACCTGGGCGTGGTCGCCCACCTGTGCGGCCGCGTGGCGGTCATGCAGCAAGGGCAGGTCGTGGAACTGCTCACGACCGATGCCTTGTGCGCCGGGGAGGCCGCACACCCCTACACCCGGATGCTGGTGGACACCACCCTGATGCACGGCCTGAACGCGCAGGCGGCGTGA
- a CDS encoding carboxymuconolactone decarboxylase family protein yields MLQSPSPRYLQGLAKLREIDGQAGENVVASLADIAPDFARYLIEFPFGDIYSRPGLDLRSREIAVVAALTALGNAQPQLKVHLQAALHVGVTREEVVEVIMQMAVYAGFPAALNGLFAAREVFAAADAAEAAASPAA; encoded by the coding sequence ATGCTTCAGAGCCCCTCGCCCCGCTACCTCCAGGGCCTCGCCAAACTGCGCGAAATCGACGGCCAGGCCGGTGAGAACGTCGTCGCCAGCCTGGCCGACATCGCGCCGGACTTTGCGCGCTACCTGATCGAGTTTCCGTTCGGCGACATCTATTCCCGGCCTGGGCTGGACCTGCGCAGCCGCGAGATCGCCGTCGTCGCGGCCCTCACCGCCCTGGGCAATGCGCAGCCCCAGCTCAAGGTCCATCTGCAGGCCGCGCTGCATGTGGGCGTCACGCGAGAGGAGGTGGTCGAGGTCATCATGCAGATGGCCGTGTACGCCGGCTTCCCCGCGGCACTCAACGGCCTGTTCGCAGCCCGGGAGGTGTTTGCCGCAGCGGATGCAGCAGAGGCTGCGGCATCCCCTGCGGCATGA
- a CDS encoding MerR family transcriptional regulator has translation MASLLSIAEVAERSGLTAHTLRYYERAGLIAPVARAPGGQRRYAASDLEWIGFLLRLRATHMPIGQMQAFARLRSEGNSTAAERRALLERHLAQVQATIDAMQQAAQVLQAKIGHYARLEASLPGPSTSFQENTHASEPLAPLPPGPRQTARNRRPGR, from the coding sequence ATGGCATCCCTTCTCTCCATTGCAGAGGTCGCTGAACGTTCGGGCCTCACCGCCCACACGCTGCGCTACTACGAGCGTGCGGGCCTGATTGCACCCGTGGCCCGCGCCCCGGGCGGCCAGCGGCGCTATGCGGCCTCCGACCTGGAGTGGATCGGATTCCTGCTGCGACTGCGTGCCACGCACATGCCCATCGGGCAGATGCAGGCGTTCGCGCGCCTGCGCAGCGAAGGGAATAGCACCGCCGCCGAGCGCCGGGCTCTGCTCGAAAGGCACCTGGCCCAGGTGCAGGCCACGATCGATGCCATGCAGCAGGCCGCACAGGTGCTGCAGGCCAAGATCGGGCACTACGCGCGGCTGGAGGCCTCCCTTCCTGGCCCATCCACGTCATTCCAGGAAAACACCCATGCTTCAGAGCCCCTCGCCCCGCTACCTCCAGGGCCTCGCCAAACTGCGCGAAATCGACGGCCAGGCCGGTGA
- a CDS encoding GFA family protein, translating to MKIEGACYCGAIGYEAEVQPGTATVCHCDDCQAQSGSAFRANIPAPASSFRLIRGTPRTYIKTAASGNRRALAFCEVCGSSLYACAVEHPTTYSLRIGTVKQRHALGPPQRQIWTRRRLDWADLPECGASFDGQP from the coding sequence ATGAAGATCGAGGGTGCCTGCTACTGCGGCGCGATCGGGTACGAGGCGGAAGTGCAGCCGGGCACGGCGACCGTCTGCCATTGCGACGACTGCCAGGCCCAGTCGGGCTCCGCGTTCCGCGCCAACATCCCGGCGCCTGCATCCAGCTTCCGGCTCATCCGGGGCACGCCCCGCACGTACATCAAGACGGCGGCGAGCGGCAACCGGCGCGCCCTGGCGTTCTGCGAGGTTTGCGGAAGCTCCCTGTACGCCTGCGCCGTGGAGCATCCCACCACCTATTCCCTGCGCATCGGAACGGTGAAGCAGCGGCACGCCCTGGGCCCGCCGCAGCGCCAGATCTGGACCCGGCGGCGCCTGGACTGGGCCGACCTGCCGGAGTGCGGGGCGTCTTTCGACGGGCAGCCGTAG
- a CDS encoding GntR family transcriptional regulator has translation MRLVANSLYDQAAERLREQIFSGALSPGSFLDEAALCERLAISRTPLREALKVLVAEGLLRHEPRRGCFVAEITERDVDEIFPVIALLEGRAAYEATERAGSADIAALEVLHERLRSHAAAGRIDAYYEANYAIHEAFITLADNRWLAQVIGDLRKILRLARHQTLHVPGRLQQSLGEHLAIFDALQRKDCAAAEQAMRNHLMAQRNALRDIARNHHSRIAP, from the coding sequence ATGCGCCTTGTCGCCAACTCCCTGTACGACCAAGCGGCCGAGCGGCTGCGCGAGCAGATCTTCAGCGGCGCGCTGTCGCCGGGCAGTTTCCTTGACGAGGCGGCGCTGTGCGAGCGGCTGGCCATCTCGCGCACGCCGCTGCGGGAGGCGCTCAAGGTGCTGGTGGCCGAGGGGCTGCTGCGCCACGAGCCGCGCCGCGGCTGCTTCGTGGCCGAGATCACCGAGCGCGACGTGGACGAGATCTTTCCCGTCATCGCGCTGCTGGAAGGACGGGCTGCCTACGAAGCCACGGAGCGGGCCGGAAGTGCCGACATCGCCGCGCTGGAGGTGCTGCACGAGCGTCTGCGCAGCCATGCCGCCGCCGGCCGCATCGACGCCTACTACGAAGCCAACTACGCCATCCACGAGGCCTTCATCACCCTGGCCGACAACCGCTGGCTGGCCCAGGTGATCGGCGACCTGCGCAAGATCCTGCGCCTGGCGCGGCACCAGACGCTGCATGTGCCCGGCCGTCTGCAGCAAAGCCTGGGCGAGCACCTGGCCATCTTCGATGCCCTGCAGCGCAAGGACTGCGCCGCGGCCGAGCAGGCCATGCGCAACCACCTCATGGCGCAGCGCAATGCGCTGCGCGACATCGCCCGCAACCACCACTCCCGGATCGCACCATGA
- a CDS encoding malonyl-CoA decarboxylase, with amino-acid sequence MNAAATWISRNVSRLRPADNKTEAADGAGSAPAKPPAPRSTHERLQATLRRGQEALSPRALRRLLTDLQEVAATQVSEVEGGRRAEAVAAWYAEAAPEERRDLWLLMCEQFAPDATRFKSARQRYEAATGAEEQAQAEVHLRRALVSPRTRLLQRFAVFPQGMRFLVDLRAELLPQLKGDKRLMALDAELEHLFSTWFDVAFLELKRLSWDSPASLIEKLIKYEAVHDIRSWADLKNRLDSDRRCYGFFHPRLPNEPLIFVEVALVTDISSSITPLLDESAAPADLSRATTAIFYSISNTQTGLRGVSFGDSLIKHVVETLTAEFPRLRTFATLSPIPGFRGWLSKHCASVLDQLDDKRKAELGRAVGFEPPQAAHVLAAADKALDLPAKSPVRQLLLEWAAQYLARELNEGKPLDPVARFHLGNGARVERLNWAGDPSAKGLKQSFGLMVNYLYDLKRIDKHRGLLAQGRVPVSGDIESLVRD; translated from the coding sequence ATGAACGCCGCCGCTACCTGGATCTCGCGCAACGTCTCGCGCCTGCGCCCCGCCGACAACAAGACCGAGGCCGCCGACGGCGCCGGCAGCGCGCCGGCCAAGCCGCCCGCGCCGCGCTCCACGCACGAGCGCCTGCAGGCCACGCTGCGCCGCGGCCAGGAGGCGCTGTCGCCGCGCGCCCTGCGCCGCCTGCTGACCGATCTGCAGGAGGTGGCCGCCACGCAGGTCAGCGAAGTGGAGGGCGGCCGCCGCGCCGAGGCCGTGGCCGCCTGGTATGCCGAGGCCGCGCCCGAAGAGCGGCGCGACCTGTGGCTGCTGATGTGCGAGCAGTTCGCGCCGGACGCCACGCGCTTCAAGTCCGCGCGCCAGCGCTACGAGGCTGCCACCGGCGCCGAGGAGCAGGCCCAGGCCGAGGTGCACCTGCGCCGCGCGCTGGTGTCGCCGCGCACGCGGCTGCTACAGCGCTTTGCGGTGTTCCCGCAGGGCATGCGCTTTCTGGTGGATCTGCGCGCCGAGCTGCTGCCGCAGCTCAAGGGCGACAAGCGGCTGATGGCGCTGGATGCCGAGCTGGAGCACCTGTTCTCCACCTGGTTCGATGTGGCTTTCCTGGAGCTCAAGCGGCTGTCGTGGGACTCCCCGGCCTCGCTGATCGAAAAGCTCATCAAGTACGAGGCGGTGCACGACATCCGCAGCTGGGCCGACCTCAAGAACCGCCTCGACAGCGACCGGCGCTGCTACGGCTTCTTCCACCCGCGCCTGCCGAACGAGCCGCTGATCTTCGTCGAGGTGGCGCTGGTCACCGACATCTCCAGCAGCATCACGCCGCTGCTGGACGAGTCGGCCGCGCCGGCCGACCTGTCGCGGGCCACCACGGCCATCTTCTACTCCATCAGCAACACGCAGACGGGTCTGCGCGGCGTGAGCTTCGGCGACTCGCTCATCAAGCACGTGGTGGAGACGCTCACGGCCGAATTCCCGCGCCTGCGCACCTTCGCCACGCTGTCGCCCATTCCGGGCTTCCGCGGCTGGTTGTCCAAGCACTGCGCGTCGGTGCTGGACCAGCTGGACGACAAGCGCAAGGCGGAGCTGGGCCGCGCGGTGGGCTTCGAGCCGCCGCAGGCCGCGCACGTGCTGGCCGCCGCCGACAAGGCACTCGACCTGCCGGCCAAGTCCCCCGTGCGCCAGCTGCTCCTGGAATGGGCGGCCCAATACCTGGCGCGCGAGCTGAACGAGGGCAAGCCGCTGGACCCGGTGGCACGCTTCCACCTGGGCAACGGCGCCCGCGTGGAGCGCCTGAACTGGGCGGGTGACCCTTCGGCCAAGGGCCTGAAGCAGTCGTTCGGCCTGATGGTGAACTATCTCTACGATCTCAAGCGGATCGACAAACACCGCGGCCTGCTGGCGCAGGGCCGCGTACCGGTGTCGGGAGACATCGAGAGCCTGGTGCGCGACTGA
- a CDS encoding tripartite tricarboxylate transporter substrate binding protein, which translates to MTVDHQTIPPAALRRRGVLRAAGAAGLALASGGHAWAQGAAGWPTKLVTLVVPFPAGGGTDAFARPLAAQFAKSTGKTLVIDNRGGAGGTVGASFAAKAQPDGYTLFMGGVHHVIAPSMYPKLDYDIEKDFIPLALLANVPQVLVVNPKTVKATNMTEFLAFVRANPAKLNYASAGSGTSHHLAGELFKLQTNTFITHIPYRGAGPALQDLIAGNVDMLFDGLGSSASHIKGGRIKALMVSGNKRNPAFPDVPCAAEVGLPDYTVTTWYGLWAPKGTPADVQARIVEEVRKLGAAEELKTVWASNGADFGGMTQQQFSAMVSSEVKRWAQVVKASGAKLE; encoded by the coding sequence ATGACCGTAGACCATCAAACCATCCCTCCGGCAGCGCTGCGGCGCCGCGGCGTGCTCAGGGCGGCAGGTGCTGCCGGCTTGGCGCTGGCATCCGGCGGCCACGCCTGGGCGCAGGGCGCCGCCGGCTGGCCGACCAAGCTGGTGACGCTCGTGGTGCCGTTTCCGGCCGGCGGCGGCACCGATGCCTTCGCCCGCCCCCTGGCGGCGCAGTTTGCCAAGTCCACCGGCAAGACGCTGGTCATCGACAACCGCGGCGGTGCCGGCGGCACCGTCGGCGCCAGCTTTGCCGCCAAGGCGCAGCCGGACGGCTACACGCTGTTCATGGGCGGCGTGCACCATGTGATCGCGCCGTCGATGTACCCCAAGCTCGACTACGACATCGAGAAGGACTTCATTCCCCTGGCCCTGCTGGCCAACGTGCCGCAGGTGCTGGTGGTGAACCCCAAGACGGTCAAGGCCACGAACATGACCGAGTTCCTCGCCTTCGTGCGGGCCAACCCGGCCAAGCTGAACTACGCGTCGGCGGGCTCGGGCACCTCGCACCACCTCGCGGGCGAGCTGTTCAAGCTGCAGACCAACACCTTCATCACTCACATTCCCTACCGCGGCGCGGGCCCGGCGCTGCAGGACCTGATCGCCGGCAACGTGGACATGCTGTTCGACGGCCTGGGCTCCTCGGCCTCCCACATCAAGGGCGGTCGCATCAAGGCGCTGATGGTGTCGGGCAACAAGCGCAACCCGGCCTTCCCCGACGTGCCCTGCGCCGCCGAGGTGGGCCTGCCCGACTACACCGTCACCACCTGGTACGGCCTGTGGGCGCCTAAGGGCACGCCGGCCGACGTGCAGGCGCGCATCGTGGAGGAGGTGCGCAAGCTCGGCGCCGCAGAGGAGCTGAAGACTGTCTGGGCGAGCAACGGCGCCGACTTCGGCGGCATGACGCAGCAGCAGTTCAGCGCCATGGTCAGCTCCGAGGTCAAGCGCTGGGCCCAGGTGGTCAAGGCCTCCGGCGCAAAATTGGAGTGA
- a CDS encoding enoyl-CoA hydratase/isomerase family protein: protein MPGEVTMTVGEGGLVHVMLRHPGRLNAMSRAMWRQLRTVFEAVHRSADARCVVVAGEGGAFCAGGDISEYPDFRFDAALLRDFHENDVWGGLSAMLDCDVPIVARIDGACMGAGVEIASCCDVRIAADTARFGAPIARLGFPMAPREAALVASAVGDTAARLMLLEAATFPAADMLQRGFLSRVVPAERLDAEALASARRIAELAPVAARMNKQTLRALNMPNQAAAPVHQTPSAMNLVVDGGAVPLPPDPYAYADSAEHREGIAAFLAKRPPAF from the coding sequence ATGCCGGGTGAGGTGACGATGACGGTGGGCGAGGGCGGCCTGGTGCACGTGATGCTGCGCCATCCGGGCCGGCTCAATGCCATGTCGCGTGCGATGTGGCGCCAGCTGCGCACGGTGTTCGAGGCGGTCCACCGCAGCGCCGATGCGCGTTGCGTGGTCGTGGCGGGCGAGGGCGGGGCGTTCTGCGCCGGCGGCGACATCTCGGAGTACCCCGACTTCCGCTTCGATGCGGCACTGCTGCGCGACTTCCACGAGAACGACGTCTGGGGCGGCCTGTCGGCCATGCTGGATTGCGACGTGCCCATCGTGGCGCGGATCGACGGCGCCTGCATGGGCGCGGGTGTGGAGATCGCCAGCTGCTGCGATGTGCGCATCGCCGCCGACACGGCCCGCTTCGGCGCCCCCATCGCCCGGCTCGGCTTTCCGATGGCCCCGCGCGAGGCGGCGCTGGTGGCCAGTGCCGTGGGCGATACCGCTGCGCGCCTGATGCTGCTGGAAGCGGCCACCTTCCCGGCCGCCGATATGCTGCAGCGCGGCTTTCTCAGCCGCGTCGTGCCGGCCGAGCGGCTGGACGCAGAAGCCCTGGCATCGGCCCGCCGCATCGCCGAGCTGGCCCCCGTCGCCGCGCGCATGAACAAGCAGACGCTGCGCGCCCTTAACATGCCAAATCAGGCTGCAGCGCCCGTCCATCAAACGCCATCAGCTATGAATTTGGTAGTAGATGGGGGTGCTGTTCCGCTGCCGCCCGATCCGTACGCCTATGCCGACAGCGCGGAACACCGCGAAGGCATCGCCGCATTCCTGGCCAAACGGCCTCCCGCTTTTTGA